In the genome of Schistocerca piceifrons isolate TAMUIC-IGC-003096 chromosome X, iqSchPice1.1, whole genome shotgun sequence, one region contains:
- the LOC124722566 gene encoding uncharacterized protein LOC124722566 has protein sequence MVDRFTRWPEATPVADVTAETVATAFVDTWVARFGCPSHVTTDRGRQFDCALFTHVARLCGTRLHRTTSYHPASNGMVERFHRTLKAALTCHDTSWPEVLPLVLLGLRVTPKEEIGASPADLVYGQSLTIPGDFVEDASLPRDAVAPTLAERLRSHMAGLRAHAPTRHGTGKIFVHADLQRCTHVMLRTDAVRPPLRPPYSGPHRVIARGDKTLVLECNGKPSTVSVDRVKPAYVLPAPSATHFFDPAEDLITDDTPSASGQTEPAPGAAGDAQPQPAVIAPPRAPPTTTPRQLVRPPGPRPPQAHRSPPPQPPADYVTRAGRRVRFKWPCCVASAPRHRNRQSRARAAERRQNSAPTSRRPL, from the coding sequence ATGGTGGACCGCTTCACTCGCTGGCCGGAAGCAACGCCCGTCGCGGACGTCACAGCCGAGACCGTCGCCACCGCATTCGTCGACACCTGGGTGGCACGCTTcggatgtcccagtcacgtgacaactgatcgcggccgccagtttgactgcgcgttgttcacgcacgtcgccagactgtgtggcacccggttacacaggacaaccagctaccatccggcgtcgaatggcatggtcgaacggttccacaggactctcaaagccgctctaacctgccacgacacctcatggccagaggtgctcccactggtgctgctcggcctgcgagTGACGCCGAAAGAGGAGATCGGCGCGTCACCTGCCGACCTCGTTTACGGGCAATCTCTGACAATCCCGGGCGATTTTGTCGAAGATGCAAGTCTCCCACGCGACGCCGTGGCACCCACTCTGGCGGAACGTCTGCGCAGTCACATGGCCGGCCTCCGAGCGCACGCACCGACGCGGCACGGCACCGGGAAGATATTCGTCCACGCCGACCTGCAGCGCTGCACGCACGTCATGTTGCGTACCGACGCAGTACGGCCACCTCTCCGACCGCCCTACAGTGGACCGCACCGCGTGATCGCCCGAGGAGACAAAACGCTGGTCCTCGAGTGCAACGGAAAGCCGTCGACAGTGTCAGTCGACCGCGTCAAACCAGCCTACGTCTTGCCCGCTCCATCAGCCACGCATTTCTTCGACCCGGCAGAAGATCTGATCACGGACGACACGCCCTCTGCCAGCGGTCAGACGGAACCCGCACCCGGAGCCGCCGGTGACGCACAGCCGCAGCCTGCTGTCATCGCGCCGCCACGTGCGCCTCCCACCACCACGCCCAGGCAGCTGGTACGGCCGCCCGGACCGCGCCCACCACAGGCGCACCGGTCGCCCCCACCACAGCCGCCAGCGGACTACGTCACACGCGCCGGCCGCCGCGTCCGATTCAAATGGCCGTGCTGCGTCGCCAGCGCGCCACGACACCGAAACCGGCAGTCACGCGCCCGAGCCGCCGAACGCCGTCAGAATTCGGCGCCCACGAGCCGCCGTCCGCTGTAG